In a single window of the Cydia strobilella chromosome 13, ilCydStro3.1, whole genome shotgun sequence genome:
- the LOC134746476 gene encoding serine/threonine-protein kinase VRK1-like, whose protein sequence is MTGRAKKAVAAPKKKANGYKMPAPITTGEIIHDTTMKKKWRIGPSIGVGGFGEIYSACDHDSTPKGSNYPFVVKIEPHENGPLFVEKHFYIRNAKMEDITSFMKSKKLSSLGMPSYYGSGSHDYKGEKYRYLVLERYGKDLWSLFTDSGRSFPAPTVFQIGLQMLDVLEYIHSRGYVHADIKGANILLGLKKGTENQAYLVDFGLAARVNDKEFKPDPKYAHNGTIEYTSRDAHLGVATMRGDLEILGYNMLQWLVGTLPWEKLKQPKAVQEMKEAFMKSVKTSVAKMSGNVPDALIKFFEYINTLKAKDVPDYVKCRQIFETYLKSQGVTRNSKLAFTPTKKTKTSKTITVDDESDEEPLKKSPKKKTDKVVRRRNPKAKQPSPEENGENEEPKESEKKKKAKRKSSEPSVLVKVKKPKLAPKATPPVKKNHTNIATQTSIEKRRSPRVVSFDSPISLEMGEKIPLKRSKENEPKNTSADMFEDSFEKKKSKRKEKILVSDEEYTEKRVVKKKVTIVKPKGRSWKDAPTVMNGRSPPK, encoded by the exons ATGACTGGGAGAGCTAAAAAGGCTGTTGCAGCGCCGAAGAAAAAGGCTAATGGATATAAAATGCCAGCTCCTATTACTACTGGCGAAATAATACATGATACTACCATGAAGAAGAAATGGCGCATTGGACCTTCCATAGGTGTTGGGGGCTTCGGAGAAATTTATTCTGCATGTGATCATGACAGTACGCCGAAAGGTTCCAACTATCCTTTTGTCGTTAAAATT GAACCTCATGAAAATGGACCATTGTTTGTGGAGAAACATTTCTACATCAGAAATGCCAAAATGGAGgaca taACCTCATTCATGAAAAGCAAGAAACTCTCAAGCCTCGGGATGCCCTCATACTACGGCAGTGGTTCACACGACTACAAGGGAGAGAAATACCGATATTTGGTGCTGGAGCGCTATGGAAAAGACCTGTGGAGTCTGTTCACTGACAGCGGGAGGTCTTTCCCGGCACCAACTGTATTTCAAATTGGTTTGCAGATG TTGGACGTATTAGAGTACATCCACAGCCGCGGCTACGTGCACGCTGACATCAAAGGCGCCAACATCCTGCTAGGGCTGAAGAAAGGCACGGAGAACCAGGCCTACTTAGTGGACTTCGGTCTGGCCGCCAGAGTCAATGATAAGGAGTTCAAGCCTGACCCGAAGTATGCGCATAATGGAACTATAGAGTACACTAGCAGGGATGCGCATTTGGGAG TGGCCACAATGCGCGGCGACCTAGAGATCCTCGGCTACAACATGCTGCAGTGGCTGGTCGGAACCCTGCCCTGGGAGAAGTTGAAGCAGCCCAAGGCTGTTCAGGAGATGAAGGAGGCCTTCATGAAGAGTGTGAAGACGAGCGTCGCTAAGATGAGCGGCAATGTGCCTG ATGCCCTAATAAAATTCTTCGAATACATAAACACGTTGAAAGCCAAAGATGTGCCAGACTACGTGAAATGCCGCCAAATCTTCGAGACCTACCTCAAAAGCCAGGGCGTCACCAGGAACAGCAAACTCGCATTCACGCCCACTAAGAAAACCAAAACTTCTAAAACCATCACCGTTGATGATGAAAGTGATGAGGAACCTTTGAAAAAATCGCCAAAGAAGAAAACAGATAAAGTGGTTAGAAGAAGGAATCCCAAAGCTAAGCAACCTAGCCCTGAAGAAAACGGAGAAAACGAGGAACCCAAGGAatcagaaaagaaaaagaaagctAAGAGAAAGTCATCAGAACCCTCTGTTCTCGTCAAAGTTAAAAAACCTAAATTAGCTCCTAAGGCCACACCGCCCGTTAAGAAAAATCACACAAATATAGCGACGCAAACGTCTATAGAGAAACGACGTAGTCCCCGTGTGGTTTCCTTCGACAGTCCTATAAGTTTAGAAATGGGAGAAAAGATACCTTTGAAGAGATCTAAAGAGAATGAGCCTAAGAATACTAGCGCTGATATGTTCGAGGATTCTTTTGAGAAGAAAAAGtctaagaggaaagagaaaatacttGTGTCTGATGAGGAGTATACGGAAAAGAGAGTGGTGAAGAAGAAAGTGACAATAGTGAAGCCAAAAGGGAGGTCGTGGAAAGATGCCCCGACTGTTATGAACGGGCGGTCGCCACCCAAGTAG
- the LOC134746484 gene encoding protein spaetzle 4 isoform X2: protein MRRMYGEERHIAVLKAELENFIEDDEDENVKKTEDFAEDIIKTKMMYTKKSHGRAMRVKPHFRPIQSNFNRKSDNDILRVKPLEFDGNNTKINKTENKNVTEITSNETVYEDKGIAYKTKLESIANIELNNLDPDVITLEAVIKQSIETNSIYPNFGSVKSKPALDAKNSSSDKNITTTTEAILNSTETTTVDMQYDDTTTDADKDAWKPMTPDTSTLPPTLLFSEHEKVKTDRIDTNVNIVNKKEEFHPKPAQPEAMRPAVIKLRGANACESKEEMAAPFWANSTRGEVLALLNMYPFEQYIHLETCVNEKKQMYCREGCRCEQNYRLHRLLAYDPRNECRGIFADWFKFPACCVCKCYDVPLEFRARSPRILHPQYGEEVKRVIYEDVARDWYMSAYDDEEDLF from the exons ATGAGAAGAATGTATGGCGAAGAACGTCACATAGCAGTTTTAAAAGCAGAACTGGAGAACTTCATCGAAGACGACGAGGATGAAAACGTTAAAAAGACTGAAGATTTTGCCGAAGacataatcaaaacaaaaatGATGTACACTAAGAAAAGCCATGGACGTGCCATGAGAGTAAAGCCCCATTTCAGACCAATCCAATCCAATTTCAATAGGAAATCTGATAACGATATTTTAAGAGTAAAACCATTAGAGTTTGACGGTAATAATACCAAAATTAATAAGACTGAAAACAAAAATGTAACTGAAATAACTAGTAATGAGACGGTATATGAGGACAAAGGTATAGCTTATAAAACTAAGCTTGAAAGCATTGCTAACATTGAGCTTAACAATTTGGATCCAGATGTCATAACGCTTGAAgctgtaataaaacaaagcaTCGAAACGAATAGCATTTACCCAAATTTCGGAAGCGTCAAAAGTAAACCAGCCTTAGACGCTAAAAATAGCTCATCGGATAAGAATATCACAACAACAACAGAAGCCATTCTCAACTCAACTGAGACAACAACCGTGGATATGCAGTACGACGATACGACCACAGACGCGGATAAAGACGCTTGGAAGCCGATGACACCTGACACTTCAACTTTACCCCCGACACTTCTGTTTTCAGAGCACGAGAAGGTTAAAACTGACAGGATAGACACCAATGTCAACATTGTTAACAAGAAGGAAGAGTTTCATCCAAAGCCTGCACAACCAGAGGCTATGCGGCCCGCAGTTATAAAATTACGAGGAGC gAACGCATGTGAGTCCAAAGAGGAGATGGCGGCCCCGTTCTGGGCGAACAGCACGCGCGGCGAAGTTCTGGCGCTGCTCAACATGTATCCCTTCGAGCAGTACATCCATCTAGAGACCTGTGTGAACGAGAAGAAGCAGATGTATTGCAGGGAGGGCTGCAG GTGTGAGCAGAATTACCGCCTCCACAGACTGCTCGCCTACGACCCTCGCAACGAATGCCGCGGGATCTTCGCCGACTGGTTTAAGTTCCCGGCTTGCTGCGTCTGCAAATGCTACGACGTCCCCTTGGAGTTTCGCGCCCGCTCCCCACGGATACTACACCCACAGTACGGGGAAGAAGTGAAGAGAGTAATATATGAAGACGTGGCTAGGGACTGGTATATGTCCGCGTATGATGATGAAGAGGATCTCTTTTAA
- the LOC134746484 gene encoding protein spaetzle 4 isoform X3, with product MRVAITLIFVVPHVLGYDYASACARPQRAGRARASAPCDLSKQSYCTSPGEAYPWHAIRRFVRENQGLMRRMYGEERHIAVLKAELENFIEDDEDENVKKTEDFAEDIIKTKMMYTKKSHGRAMRVKPHFRPIQSNFNRKSDNDILRVKPLEFDEHEKVKTDRIDTNVNIVNKKEEFHPKPAQPEAMRPAVIKLRGANACESKEEMAAPFWANSTRGEVLALLNMYPFEQYIHLETCVNEKKQMYCREGCRCEQNYRLHRLLAYDPRNECRGIFADWFKFPACCVCKCYDVPLEFRARSPRILHPQYGEEVKRVIYEDVARDWYMSAYDDEEDLF from the exons GTGCCTCACGTGTTGGGGTACGACTATGCGTCGGCGTGCGCGCGGCCGCAACGTGCGGGGCGCGCGCGCGCCTCCGCCCCCTGCGATCTCAGCAAGCAGAGCTACTGCACCAGTCCGGGAGAAGCTTACCCGTGGCACGCCATCAGGAGATTCGTGAGAGAAAACCAG gGTCTCATGAGAAGAATGTATGGCGAAGAACGTCACATAGCAGTTTTAAAAGCAGAACTGGAGAACTTCATCGAAGACGACGAGGATGAAAACGTTAAAAAGACTGAAGATTTTGCCGAAGacataatcaaaacaaaaatGATGTACACTAAGAAAAGCCATGGACGTGCCATGAGAGTAAAGCCCCATTTCAGACCAATCCAATCCAATTTCAATAGGAAATCTGATAACGATATTTTAAGAGTAAAACCATTAGAGTTTGACG AGCACGAGAAGGTTAAAACTGACAGGATAGACACCAATGTCAACATTGTTAACAAGAAGGAAGAGTTTCATCCAAAGCCTGCACAACCAGAGGCTATGCGGCCCGCAGTTATAAAATTACGAGGAGC gAACGCATGTGAGTCCAAAGAGGAGATGGCGGCCCCGTTCTGGGCGAACAGCACGCGCGGCGAAGTTCTGGCGCTGCTCAACATGTATCCCTTCGAGCAGTACATCCATCTAGAGACCTGTGTGAACGAGAAGAAGCAGATGTATTGCAGGGAGGGCTGCAG GTGTGAGCAGAATTACCGCCTCCACAGACTGCTCGCCTACGACCCTCGCAACGAATGCCGCGGGATCTTCGCCGACTGGTTTAAGTTCCCGGCTTGCTGCGTCTGCAAATGCTACGACGTCCCCTTGGAGTTTCGCGCCCGCTCCCCACGGATACTACACCCACAGTACGGGGAAGAAGTGAAGAGAGTAATATATGAAGACGTGGCTAGGGACTGGTATATGTCCGCGTATGATGATGAAGAGGATCTCTTTTAA
- the LOC134746484 gene encoding protein spaetzle 4 isoform X1 yields MRVAITLIFVVPHVLGYDYASACARPQRAGRARASAPCDLSKQSYCTSPGEAYPWHAIRRFVRENQGLMRRMYGEERHIAVLKAELENFIEDDEDENVKKTEDFAEDIIKTKMMYTKKSHGRAMRVKPHFRPIQSNFNRKSDNDILRVKPLEFDGNNTKINKTENKNVTEITSNETVYEDKGIAYKTKLESIANIELNNLDPDVITLEAVIKQSIETNSIYPNFGSVKSKPALDAKNSSSDKNITTTTEAILNSTETTTVDMQYDDTTTDADKDAWKPMTPDTSTLPPTLLFSEHEKVKTDRIDTNVNIVNKKEEFHPKPAQPEAMRPAVIKLRGANACESKEEMAAPFWANSTRGEVLALLNMYPFEQYIHLETCVNEKKQMYCREGCRCEQNYRLHRLLAYDPRNECRGIFADWFKFPACCVCKCYDVPLEFRARSPRILHPQYGEEVKRVIYEDVARDWYMSAYDDEEDLF; encoded by the exons GTGCCTCACGTGTTGGGGTACGACTATGCGTCGGCGTGCGCGCGGCCGCAACGTGCGGGGCGCGCGCGCGCCTCCGCCCCCTGCGATCTCAGCAAGCAGAGCTACTGCACCAGTCCGGGAGAAGCTTACCCGTGGCACGCCATCAGGAGATTCGTGAGAGAAAACCAG gGTCTCATGAGAAGAATGTATGGCGAAGAACGTCACATAGCAGTTTTAAAAGCAGAACTGGAGAACTTCATCGAAGACGACGAGGATGAAAACGTTAAAAAGACTGAAGATTTTGCCGAAGacataatcaaaacaaaaatGATGTACACTAAGAAAAGCCATGGACGTGCCATGAGAGTAAAGCCCCATTTCAGACCAATCCAATCCAATTTCAATAGGAAATCTGATAACGATATTTTAAGAGTAAAACCATTAGAGTTTGACGGTAATAATACCAAAATTAATAAGACTGAAAACAAAAATGTAACTGAAATAACTAGTAATGAGACGGTATATGAGGACAAAGGTATAGCTTATAAAACTAAGCTTGAAAGCATTGCTAACATTGAGCTTAACAATTTGGATCCAGATGTCATAACGCTTGAAgctgtaataaaacaaagcaTCGAAACGAATAGCATTTACCCAAATTTCGGAAGCGTCAAAAGTAAACCAGCCTTAGACGCTAAAAATAGCTCATCGGATAAGAATATCACAACAACAACAGAAGCCATTCTCAACTCAACTGAGACAACAACCGTGGATATGCAGTACGACGATACGACCACAGACGCGGATAAAGACGCTTGGAAGCCGATGACACCTGACACTTCAACTTTACCCCCGACACTTCTGTTTTCAGAGCACGAGAAGGTTAAAACTGACAGGATAGACACCAATGTCAACATTGTTAACAAGAAGGAAGAGTTTCATCCAAAGCCTGCACAACCAGAGGCTATGCGGCCCGCAGTTATAAAATTACGAGGAGC gAACGCATGTGAGTCCAAAGAGGAGATGGCGGCCCCGTTCTGGGCGAACAGCACGCGCGGCGAAGTTCTGGCGCTGCTCAACATGTATCCCTTCGAGCAGTACATCCATCTAGAGACCTGTGTGAACGAGAAGAAGCAGATGTATTGCAGGGAGGGCTGCAG GTGTGAGCAGAATTACCGCCTCCACAGACTGCTCGCCTACGACCCTCGCAACGAATGCCGCGGGATCTTCGCCGACTGGTTTAAGTTCCCGGCTTGCTGCGTCTGCAAATGCTACGACGTCCCCTTGGAGTTTCGCGCCCGCTCCCCACGGATACTACACCCACAGTACGGGGAAGAAGTGAAGAGAGTAATATATGAAGACGTGGCTAGGGACTGGTATATGTCCGCGTATGATGATGAAGAGGATCTCTTTTAA